In Acidovorax sp. 106, the following proteins share a genomic window:
- a CDS encoding carbon-nitrogen hydrolase family protein produces the protein MKVAAIQMVSCPRPQDNLATARRLLEQAAQAGAELAVLPEYFCIMGLRDTDKLAHQEVPGQGPIQDFLARTARELGLWIVGGTLPLRTTDPERVRNTTLVFAPDGACVARYDKIHLFWFDNGREQFHEGRVIEPGDNAPVQFDLPARDGHRWRVGLSVCYDLRFPELFRAHASAGADLLLVPSAFTHVTGQAHWEVLLRARAIENLAYVVAPAQGGVHENGRHTWGQSLVADPWGQVLAQQAQGSGVVLADLDPARLHSVRQQLPALAHRIL, from the coding sequence ATGAAAGTCGCAGCCATCCAGATGGTGTCTTGCCCCCGCCCGCAGGACAACCTGGCCACCGCCCGCCGCCTGCTGGAACAGGCCGCGCAGGCGGGTGCCGAGCTGGCGGTGCTGCCCGAGTACTTTTGCATCATGGGCCTGCGCGACACCGATAAGCTGGCCCACCAGGAGGTGCCGGGCCAAGGCCCGATCCAGGACTTTTTGGCGCGCACCGCGCGCGAGCTGGGGCTGTGGATTGTGGGTGGCACCCTGCCCCTGCGCACCACCGACCCCGAGCGCGTGCGCAACACCACCCTGGTGTTTGCGCCCGACGGTGCGTGCGTGGCGCGCTACGACAAGATCCACCTCTTCTGGTTTGACAACGGGCGTGAGCAGTTCCACGAGGGCCGGGTGATCGAGCCTGGCGATAACGCCCCTGTGCAGTTTGACTTGCCCGCCCGCGACGGCCACCGCTGGCGCGTGGGCCTGTCGGTGTGCTACGACTTGCGCTTTCCGGAGCTGTTCCGCGCCCATGCCAGCGCCGGGGCCGATCTGCTATTGGTGCCCAGTGCCTTCACCCACGTCACGGGCCAGGCCCATTGGGAGGTGCTGCTGCGCGCCCGTGCCATCGAAAACCTGGCCTACGTGGTGGCGCCCGCCCAGGGCGGTGTGCACGAGAACGGCCGCCACACCTGGGGCCAAAGCCTGGTGGCTGACCCCTGGGGCCAGGTGCTGGCGCAGCAAGCCCAAGGTTCTGGCGTGGTGCTGGCCGACCTGGACCCCGCCCGGCTGCACAGCGTGCGCCAGCAGCTGCCCGCCCTGGCGCACCGCATCCTGTGA
- a CDS encoding YhdP family protein — translation MTEPTPRPSRLLKIVAGFARWSLGLLVAFWLLLAVAWGALHGWIVPRIGEFRPQIEARASQALGVAVRIGDISARSEGLIPSIELMDVALLDGEGRAALRLPRVVVSLSPRSLLHWGFEQLYIASPDLDIRRAPDGRIFVAGLPVAQGTGDSNAATDWLFSQGEVVIREGTLRWNDELRGAPELALSNVDLVLRNGNWRHSLRIDATPPEAWGDRFTLVGLFRAPLLRVRDSNWQHWNGQLFANFSRVDVSRLRHHADVGVEVARGHGALRAWADIQRGQIVGGTADLALADVHATLGPDLQALELPSIEGRLGGRRLQGGFEFSTQALQFVADDGLHWPGGNLKLQYTDASGKAPAQGDFRADKLDLAALAQIASRLPLGATAHEAIATYAPKGMVQEVQANWKGPLDALQQYQVRGKVQGLTLAGAAPTEATRTPGLRGADVDFDLTQTGGKATLSIASGALVLPRVFEDPVVPLDEFTANVRWQLEGQRIAVQANDIRFANVDAQGQARMSWHTSDPARVAHASRFPGVLDLSGVLSRADGTRVHRYLPLSIPADSRHYVEQAVVAGVASHVDFKVKGDLHDMPFNDPKLGDFRIAAKVKDVTYAYVPPSLLPNDTLRWPALTQLAGELIFERSSMQVRGASGTFMGLPQTRLIKVEAQIPNLAHTVVGVNAQARGPLPEMLGLMVTSPLARMTGNALAQASGTGNADLQLRLSLPINDIAQSKVQGSVTLSGNEVRITPDTPAMGRARGVVQFSETGFALSGMQARALGGDVRLEGGMRALPPGAPPTEAAIQLRAQGVATAQGLQQTPSLGFVAQLARNATGSAPYSLALSFRRGVPELQVNTTLQGMALDLPAPLGKTAEALQPLRYEQMVARESLVSTPAGAPLPPLRDQITLDLGAVGSATYLRDVSGAQPRVLRGAIGVGLLGGESAPQPSEGVGANIRLGKVDVDAWERLFTQSTGVAGAARPGPVPVMGPGPAANPAMDYLPNVLALRASELTAEGRTLHNLVAGGLREGNLWRANLDAAELNGYLEFRQPTSGDMGSGRLFARLSRLNMPQSEATQVEALLDEQPGALPAVDVVVDDFELRGRKLGRIEIEAQNRIGDAAQREWRLNKFNISTPEASLTASGNWAVLNQARAATAGAAPRAPDRRTVLNFKLDIRDSGDLLGRFGMVNVIKRGKGRMEGQVGWIGAPISPDYRTMAGQVNLNIEAGQFLKADPGLAKLLSVLSLQSLPRRLTLDFRDVFSEGFAFDFVRGDMHIEQGVASTNNLQMKGVNAAVLMEGSADIDKETQDLRVVVVPEINAMTASLVATAINPVIGLGSFLAQVFLRGPLIEAATQEFRVDGAWSDPRVVRVPRRGREGVGSTGHSTPAPQVASPEPTHTGDPS, via the coding sequence ATGACCGAACCGACCCCTCGCCCTTCCCGTTTGCTCAAGATCGTGGCCGGGTTTGCGCGGTGGTCGTTGGGGTTGCTGGTGGCCTTCTGGCTGTTGCTGGCCGTGGCCTGGGGTGCCCTTCATGGCTGGATTGTGCCGCGAATCGGTGAGTTTCGCCCCCAGATCGAGGCGCGTGCCTCGCAGGCATTGGGTGTGGCGGTTCGCATTGGCGACATATCGGCCCGCTCGGAAGGGCTGATCCCTTCGATTGAACTGATGGACGTGGCCCTGCTCGACGGAGAAGGCCGCGCCGCCTTGCGCTTGCCCCGGGTGGTGGTGTCGCTGTCGCCCCGGTCGTTGTTGCACTGGGGGTTTGAGCAGCTGTACATCGCCTCGCCCGACCTGGACATTCGCCGCGCGCCCGATGGCCGTATCTTTGTGGCCGGGTTGCCCGTGGCGCAAGGCACGGGCGACAGCAATGCGGCCACCGACTGGCTGTTCTCGCAGGGCGAGGTGGTGATCCGCGAAGGCACTTTGCGCTGGAACGATGAGCTGCGCGGCGCCCCTGAGCTGGCGTTGAGCAACGTGGACCTGGTACTGCGCAACGGCAACTGGCGCCACAGCCTGCGCATTGACGCCACGCCCCCCGAGGCCTGGGGCGACCGGTTTACGCTGGTAGGCCTGTTCCGTGCGCCGCTCTTGCGGGTGCGCGACAGCAACTGGCAGCACTGGAACGGGCAGCTGTTTGCCAACTTCTCGCGGGTTGATGTCTCCCGCCTGCGCCACCATGCCGATGTGGGCGTGGAGGTGGCGCGGGGCCATGGGGCCCTGCGGGCTTGGGCCGACATTCAGCGCGGCCAGATTGTGGGCGGCACGGCCGACCTGGCGCTGGCCGATGTGCATGCCACCCTGGGCCCCGATTTGCAGGCGCTGGAGTTGCCCTCCATCGAGGGGCGCCTGGGCGGGCGCCGCCTGCAGGGCGGTTTTGAATTTTCGACCCAGGCGTTGCAGTTTGTGGCCGACGATGGGTTGCACTGGCCCGGTGGCAACCTCAAGCTGCAGTACACCGATGCTTCGGGCAAAGCCCCAGCGCAAGGTGATTTTCGGGCCGATAAGCTGGACCTGGCTGCGCTGGCCCAGATTGCCAGCCGCCTGCCACTGGGCGCCACGGCGCACGAGGCCATCGCCACCTACGCGCCCAAGGGCATGGTGCAAGAAGTGCAGGCCAACTGGAAGGGCCCGCTCGATGCGCTGCAGCAGTACCAGGTGCGCGGCAAGGTGCAGGGCCTGACGCTGGCGGGCGCCGCCCCCACTGAAGCCACCCGCACGCCCGGCCTGCGCGGCGCCGATGTGGACTTTGACCTGACCCAGACGGGCGGCAAGGCGACGCTTTCCATCGCCTCGGGGGCCTTGGTGCTGCCCCGGGTGTTTGAAGACCCGGTGGTGCCTTTGGATGAGTTCACCGCCAATGTGCGCTGGCAACTGGAGGGTCAGCGCATTGCCGTGCAGGCCAACGACATCCGCTTTGCCAACGTCGATGCCCAGGGCCAGGCCCGCATGTCCTGGCACACCAGCGACCCGGCCCGTGTGGCGCATGCCTCGCGCTTTCCCGGGGTGCTGGATTTGTCGGGCGTGCTGAGCCGTGCCGACGGCACGCGGGTGCACCGCTACCTGCCGCTGAGCATCCCGGCAGACTCTCGCCACTACGTGGAGCAGGCCGTGGTGGCCGGTGTGGCCAGCCATGTGGACTTCAAGGTCAAGGGCGATTTGCACGACATGCCCTTCAACGACCCCAAGCTGGGCGACTTCCGCATTGCCGCCAAGGTCAAGGACGTGACCTATGCCTACGTGCCGCCCAGCCTGTTGCCGAACGACACCCTGCGCTGGCCCGCCCTCACGCAATTGGCGGGTGAGCTGATTTTTGAGCGCTCGTCCATGCAGGTGCGGGGCGCCTCAGGCACCTTCATGGGCTTGCCGCAGACACGCCTGATCAAGGTGGAAGCGCAGATTCCCAATCTGGCCCACACGGTGGTGGGCGTCAATGCCCAGGCGCGTGGCCCGCTGCCCGAAATGCTGGGATTGATGGTGACGTCGCCCCTGGCACGCATGACGGGCAACGCCCTGGCGCAGGCCAGCGGCACCGGCAATGCCGACCTGCAGCTGCGCCTGAGCTTGCCCATCAATGACATCGCGCAGTCCAAAGTACAGGGCAGCGTGACGTTGTCGGGCAACGAGGTGCGCATTACTCCCGACACCCCCGCCATGGGCCGTGCCCGTGGCGTGGTGCAGTTCTCTGAAACCGGTTTTGCCCTCAGCGGCATGCAGGCGCGCGCGCTGGGCGGCGATGTGCGGCTGGAGGGCGGCATGCGCGCACTGCCTCCCGGTGCCCCACCGACCGAAGCGGCCATTCAGCTGCGCGCGCAGGGTGTGGCCACGGCCCAGGGACTGCAGCAAACGCCCTCGCTGGGGTTTGTGGCGCAACTGGCGCGCAACGCCACCGGCAGCGCGCCCTACAGCCTGGCGCTGTCGTTTCGCCGTGGGGTGCCAGAGCTGCAGGTCAACACCACCTTGCAAGGCATGGCCCTGGACTTGCCTGCGCCCTTGGGCAAAACAGCCGAGGCCCTGCAGCCGCTGCGTTACGAGCAAATGGTGGCGCGCGAGTCGTTGGTCAGCACCCCGGCGGGCGCGCCCTTGCCCCCACTGCGCGACCAGATCACGCTGGACCTGGGTGCGGTGGGCTCGGCCACCTACCTGCGCGATGTGAGCGGCGCCCAGCCCCGGGTGCTGCGCGGCGCGATTGGCGTGGGCCTGTTGGGCGGCGAATCGGCGCCGCAACCGAGCGAAGGGGTGGGCGCCAACATCCGACTGGGCAAGGTGGACGTGGACGCGTGGGAGCGCTTGTTCACCCAGTCCACTGGGGTGGCCGGGGCCGCCCGGCCTGGGCCCGTGCCCGTCATGGGCCCAGGGCCTGCGGCCAACCCCGCCATGGACTACCTGCCCAATGTGCTGGCCCTGCGCGCCAGCGAGCTGACGGCCGAGGGCCGCACCCTGCACAACCTGGTGGCTGGTGGCCTGCGCGAGGGCAACCTGTGGCGCGCCAACCTCGACGCGGCCGAGCTCAATGGCTACCTGGAGTTTCGCCAGCCCACCTCGGGTGACATGGGCAGTGGCCGCCTGTTTGCCCGCCTGTCGCGCCTGAACATGCCGCAAAGCGAGGCCACCCAGGTGGAGGCGCTGCTGGACGAGCAGCCCGGTGCGCTGCCCGCTGTGGACGTGGTGGTGGACGACTTTGAACTGCGTGGGCGCAAGCTGGGGCGCATCGAGATCGAGGCGCAAAACCGCATTGGCGACGCTGCCCAGCGCGAGTGGCGCCTGAACAAGTTCAACATCAGCACCCCCGAGGCCAGCCTGACGGCCAGCGGCAATTGGGCGGTGCTCAACCAGGCCAGGGCCGCTACAGCGGGTGCGGCCCCCCGCGCGCCAGACCGCCGCACGGTGCTCAATTTCAAGCTGGACATCCGCGACTCGGGCGACCTGCTGGGGCGCTTTGGCATGGTCAACGTGATCAAGCGTGGCAAGGGCCGCATGGAGGGGCAGGTGGGCTGGATTGGCGCGCCTATCAGCCCCGACTACCGCACCATGGCCGGGCAGGTCAACCTCAACATCGAGGCCGGGCAGTTTCTGAAGGCCGACCCGGGCCTGGCCAAGCTGCTCAGTGTACTCAGCCTGCAGTCGCTGCCGCGCCGCCTCACGCTCGACTTCCGCGATGTGTTCAGCGAAGGCTTTGCCTTTGACTTTGTGCGTGGTGACATGCACATTGAGCAAGGCGTGGCCTCGACCAACAACCTGCAGATGAAGGGCGTGAACGCCGCCGTGCTGATGGAAGGCAGTGCCGACATCGACAAGGAAACGCAGGACCTGCGCGTGGTGGTGGTGCCTGAGATCAACGCCATGACGGCATCGCTGGTGGCCACGGCCATCAACCCCGTGATTGGGCTGGGCAGCTTCTTGGCGCAGGTGTTTTTGCGCGGCCCGCTGATCGAGGCGGCCACGCAGGAGTTTCGTGTGGATGGCGCCTGGAGCGACCCGCGTGTGGTGCGTGTGCCCCGCCGTGGCCGCGAAGGGGTGGGCAGCACCGGCCACAGCACGCCCGCCCCGCAAGTGGCATCGCCTGAGCCGACCCACACCGGAGACCCGTCATGA
- the glnE gene encoding bifunctional [glutamate--ammonia ligase]-adenylyl-L-tyrosine phosphorylase/[glutamate--ammonia-ligase] adenylyltransferase encodes MQNLPSESSPCNTIAPSEGLAEHSRFFQRLHRRYEQDLPLLPPGAPTRALVEQTLAALRARGTDMASALRMVRQLVMERLIRLDCEQRATLAEVTRAVTELAELALDHACRHAREELDSRHGAPQGPQGQPVQLWIIGMGKLGARELNVSSDIDLIYVYEHDGDTAGIEGGRGRISNHEYFARAVKAIYSLVGDTTEHGFVFRVDLALRPNGNSGPAAISLAALEEYLQVQGREWERFAWLKSRVVAPTDCIGSTEVQALRNVVLPFVFRRYLDYSVFDALRSLHRQIRDHAAKRSAGHPERANDVKLSRGGIREIEFTVQLLQVVRGGQFPELRRRPTLDALQRLAQSGLMPQETADAMARAYVFLRKVEHRIQYLDDQQTHVLPTRDDDLAWIASTMGYRDCCAFLHELDAHRELVAQEFDTLLGGNEKKQCSGGSCGGPKASAPPPPELESLLEQLPAGFRERVAEWRNNPRVSNLRDEARARLFRIVQRTAQWLNEGRCTLEAASRLTNWLEPLMRRESYLALLLERPPVHEQLLALLGAAKWPARYLLQHPGVIDELVGDALMAERFVVADFERELAQRLKSLQSTGEDDDETLLNLLRRAQHAETFRTLARDVGGRITVEQVADDLSALADSMLRITTQWCWSRLKNRHRDEPQFGIIGYGKLGGKELGYGSDLDIVFVFDDDDERAPEVYAAFVRKLINWLTVKTGEGDLYEIDTALRPNGNSGLLVTSFEAYAKYQQQRGSNTAWTWEHQAMTRARFVLGSAALQARFDAVREAVITSERDASALQGEIVTMRERVRSAHPVPGGMFEVKHSPGGMVDAEFAVQYLVLSQSCAHPELRANLGNIALLERAEQVGLLPAGVGHAAANAYRELRRVQHRARLDEAPTQVAPPALQAERDAVLALWQAVFGAAH; translated from the coding sequence ATGCAGAACCTTCCCTCCGAATCCTCCCCCTGCAACACCATCGCACCCAGCGAAGGGCTGGCCGAGCATTCGCGCTTCTTCCAGAGGCTGCACCGCCGCTACGAGCAAGACCTGCCCCTGCTGCCCCCCGGCGCGCCCACCCGGGCGCTGGTGGAGCAAACCCTGGCGGCCTTGCGCGCACGCGGCACCGACATGGCCAGTGCCCTGCGCATGGTGCGCCAGCTGGTGATGGAGCGGCTGATTCGCCTGGACTGCGAGCAGCGCGCCACGCTGGCCGAGGTGACCCGCGCCGTGACCGAGCTGGCCGAGCTGGCCCTGGACCACGCCTGCCGCCACGCCCGCGAAGAGCTGGACAGCCGCCACGGCGCCCCGCAGGGCCCGCAAGGCCAGCCGGTGCAGCTGTGGATCATTGGCATGGGCAAGCTGGGCGCGCGCGAGCTGAACGTGTCGAGCGACATTGACCTGATTTACGTGTACGAGCACGACGGAGACACCGCTGGCATCGAGGGCGGCCGGGGCCGTATCTCCAACCACGAGTACTTTGCCCGCGCCGTCAAGGCCATCTACAGCCTGGTGGGCGACACCACCGAGCACGGCTTTGTCTTTCGCGTGGACCTGGCACTGCGGCCCAACGGCAACTCGGGCCCGGCCGCCATCTCGCTGGCCGCGCTGGAAGAGTATTTGCAGGTGCAAGGCCGCGAGTGGGAACGCTTTGCCTGGCTCAAGAGCCGCGTGGTGGCGCCCACCGACTGCATTGGCAGCACCGAAGTGCAGGCGCTGCGCAATGTGGTGCTGCCCTTTGTGTTCCGCCGATACCTGGACTACAGCGTGTTCGACGCCCTGCGCTCGCTGCACCGCCAGATCCGCGACCACGCAGCCAAGCGCAGCGCGGGCCACCCCGAGCGGGCCAACGACGTCAAGCTCTCGCGCGGCGGCATCCGCGAGATCGAGTTCACCGTGCAACTGCTGCAGGTGGTGCGCGGCGGGCAGTTCCCCGAGTTGCGCCGCCGCCCCACGCTGGACGCGCTGCAGCGCCTGGCCCAATCCGGGCTGATGCCCCAGGAAACGGCCGACGCCATGGCCCGCGCCTATGTGTTCTTGCGCAAGGTGGAGCACCGCATCCAGTACCTGGACGACCAGCAAACCCACGTGCTGCCCACGCGCGACGACGACCTGGCCTGGATTGCCAGCACCATGGGCTACCGCGACTGCTGCGCCTTCTTGCACGAGCTGGACGCCCACCGCGAACTGGTGGCGCAAGAATTCGACACCCTGCTGGGTGGCAATGAGAAAAAGCAATGCAGCGGCGGCAGCTGCGGCGGCCCCAAGGCATCTGCCCCCCCGCCCCCCGAGCTGGAAAGCCTGCTGGAGCAACTGCCCGCAGGCTTTCGCGAACGCGTGGCCGAGTGGCGCAACAACCCGCGCGTGAGCAATCTGCGCGACGAGGCGCGTGCCCGGCTGTTCCGCATCGTGCAGCGCACGGCCCAGTGGCTGAACGAGGGCCGCTGCACCCTGGAAGCCGCCTCGCGCCTGACCAACTGGCTCGAACCCCTGATGCGCCGCGAAAGCTACCTGGCGCTGCTGCTGGAACGCCCGCCCGTGCACGAACAACTGCTGGCCCTGCTGGGCGCCGCCAAGTGGCCCGCCCGCTACCTGCTGCAGCACCCCGGCGTGATCGACGAGCTGGTAGGCGACGCGCTGATGGCCGAGCGCTTTGTGGTGGCCGACTTTGAGCGCGAGCTGGCGCAGCGGCTCAAGTCGCTGCAATCCACCGGCGAAGACGACGACGAAACCCTGCTGAACCTGCTGCGCCGCGCCCAGCACGCCGAAACCTTCCGCACCCTGGCGCGCGACGTGGGCGGGCGTATCACGGTAGAGCAGGTGGCCGACGACCTGAGCGCCCTGGCCGACAGCATGCTGCGCATCACCACCCAGTGGTGCTGGAGCCGCCTGAAGAACCGCCACCGCGACGAGCCCCAGTTTGGCATCATCGGCTACGGCAAGCTGGGCGGCAAAGAGCTGGGCTACGGCAGCGACCTGGACATCGTCTTCGTGTTTGACGACGACGACGAGCGCGCCCCCGAGGTGTATGCCGCCTTTGTGCGCAAGCTCATCAACTGGCTCACGGTGAAGACGGGTGAGGGCGACCTGTACGAGATCGACACCGCGCTGCGGCCCAACGGCAACTCGGGCCTGCTGGTGACCAGCTTTGAAGCCTATGCCAAGTACCAGCAGCAGCGCGGCAGCAACACCGCCTGGACCTGGGAACACCAGGCCATGACGCGCGCCCGCTTTGTGCTGGGCAGCGCCGCACTGCAAGCGCGTTTTGACGCCGTGCGCGAGGCCGTCATCACCTCGGAGCGCGACGCCAGCGCACTCCAAGGCGAGATCGTCACCATGCGCGAACGCGTGCGCTCAGCCCACCCGGTGCCGGGTGGCATGTTCGAGGTCAAACACAGCCCCGGCGGCATGGTCGACGCCGAGTTTGCCGTGCAGTACCTGGTGCTGTCGCAGTCCTGCGCGCACCCTGAGCTGCGCGCCAACCTGGGCAACATCGCCCTGCTCGAGCGCGCCGAGCAAGTGGGCCTGCTGCCCGCAGGCGTAGGCCACGCCGCTGCCAACGCCTACCGCGAACTGCGCCGCGTGCAACACCGGGCACGACTGGACGAAGCCCCTACGCAAGTGGCGCCCCCCGCGCTGCAGGCCGAGCGCGATGCGGTGCTGGCGCTGTGGCAGGCGGTGTTTGGGGCTGCGCACTGA
- a CDS encoding ATP-binding protein codes for MIGRKLRPLLEERLAFYPGIVLLGPRQVGKTTLARAMAAQHPDALFLDLERPADRAQLAEPELFLAQHRDKLVVMDEVQMLPDLFTHLRPEMDAHRKPGRFLLLGSASGVLLRQRSESLAGRVGYLELTPLLASEVAATNDLDELQQLWHRGGFPLAHLAPSDRLAYAWRQDFIQAFLQRDLPQMGVSVAADALHRFWRMLAHLQGQLFNASQLGQSLGGASHTTAARYLDLLVDTMLVRRLEPHLPNVGKRLVKSPKTYIRDSGLLHALLNIASLSDLQGHPIVGASWEGFVVEQVAAHLPEGAQLGFYRTAAGAEMDIVVQVGQRCLCIEVKFSSAPTVTKGFWHARDDLQPTRTVVVAPVARRYPLKDGVDVVPVSAIAELLGELG; via the coding sequence ATGATTGGCCGCAAGCTCAGACCTCTGTTAGAAGAACGCCTCGCCTTCTATCCCGGCATCGTCCTGCTGGGGCCGCGCCAGGTCGGCAAGACCACGCTGGCCAGGGCGATGGCCGCACAGCACCCTGATGCACTTTTTCTGGACCTGGAGCGCCCTGCCGATCGGGCGCAACTGGCTGAGCCGGAACTCTTTTTGGCACAGCACCGCGACAAGTTGGTGGTGATGGACGAGGTGCAGATGTTGCCTGACTTGTTCACCCACCTGCGCCCGGAGATGGATGCGCACCGCAAGCCTGGGCGCTTTTTGCTGCTGGGCTCGGCCAGTGGGGTGCTGCTGCGGCAGCGATCAGAGTCGCTGGCAGGGCGCGTGGGCTACCTGGAGCTCACGCCGCTGCTGGCCAGCGAGGTGGCGGCTACCAACGACCTGGACGAGCTGCAGCAGTTGTGGCACCGGGGCGGTTTTCCGCTGGCGCACCTGGCGCCCAGTGATCGGCTGGCCTATGCATGGAGGCAGGATTTCATTCAGGCCTTTTTGCAGCGCGACCTGCCGCAGATGGGCGTGAGTGTGGCGGCCGATGCGTTGCACCGCTTCTGGCGCATGCTGGCGCACCTGCAAGGGCAGCTTTTCAATGCGTCGCAGCTGGGGCAATCGCTGGGTGGCGCATCGCACACTACGGCGGCACGCTACCTTGACCTGCTGGTGGACACGATGCTGGTGCGCAGGTTGGAGCCGCATTTGCCCAATGTGGGCAAGCGGCTGGTCAAGTCACCCAAGACCTATATCCGCGATAGCGGCCTGCTCCACGCGCTGCTCAACATCGCCAGCCTGTCGGACTTGCAAGGCCACCCCATTGTCGGAGCGTCGTGGGAGGGGTTTGTGGTGGAGCAGGTGGCTGCGCACCTGCCCGAGGGGGCGCAGCTGGGCTTCTATCGCACGGCGGCGGGGGCAGAGATGGACATCGTGGTGCAAGTGGGGCAACGCTGCCTTTGCATCGAAGTGAAGTTCTCGTCTGCACCCACGGTGACCAAGGGCTTTTGGCATGCGCGCGATGATTTGCAGCCCACGCGCACGGTGGTGGTGGCACCGGTAGCACGGCGCTATCCGCTCAAGGATGGTGTGGATGTGGTGCCAGTGAGCGCCATTGCAGAGTTGCTGGGTGAATTGGGCTGA
- a CDS encoding CerR family C-terminal domain-containing protein, translating to MVATPPSPPDAADSRARLLDAALRLFAEQGFAKTPIRQIAEAASVNTALISYYFGDKKGLYTAAYSESFGGPLQASAGPDGQSLDLFLEQFITGFMQPLHQGSRIELSMRLHFREMLDPTGLWEQELECEIKPMHAAMVQVLCTAVGAAEPDEDVHRLALSIGALPMQYYAHRDLIQQVCPSLADSPEGLTATTHRLIDMAHHLVAGEAQRRRNAAMAATSSTRRASTPEGDSL from the coding sequence ATGGTTGCTACCCCTCCCTCGCCCCCTGACGCAGCAGATTCCCGAGCCCGCCTGCTGGATGCCGCACTGCGCCTGTTTGCAGAGCAAGGCTTTGCCAAGACCCCCATCCGCCAGATTGCCGAAGCGGCTTCGGTCAACACGGCACTGATCAGCTACTACTTTGGCGACAAGAAGGGGCTGTACACCGCGGCCTACAGCGAGTCCTTTGGCGGGCCGCTGCAGGCCAGCGCTGGGCCCGATGGCCAATCGCTGGACTTGTTTCTGGAGCAGTTCATCACCGGCTTCATGCAGCCCCTGCACCAGGGCAGCCGCATCGAGCTGAGCATGCGGCTGCACTTTCGCGAAATGCTCGACCCCACCGGGCTGTGGGAGCAAGAGCTGGAATGCGAGATCAAGCCCATGCACGCCGCGATGGTGCAGGTGCTGTGCACCGCCGTGGGCGCGGCCGAGCCCGACGAGGACGTGCACCGACTGGCGCTGTCTATTGGGGCGCTGCCCATGCAGTACTACGCCCACCGCGACCTGATCCAGCAGGTCTGCCCCAGCCTGGCCGACAGCCCCGAGGGCCTGACCGCCACCACCCACCGACTCATCGACATGGCCCACCACCTGGTGGCGGGCGAGGCCCAGCGGCGGCGCAACGCGGCGATGGCTGCGACTTCCTCCACCCGCCGTGCCTCTACCCCTGAAGGAGACTCCCTGTGA